GTTGCACCTTCAAGAACTGCGTGATCGTCGCCAGGATGCCGACGAACGTCACGAACGTGCCACCCAGCCCGGTCAAGTCGAATGCTTCCACCTCAGACCTCCTTCCCGTCGGGAATGGCGATGATCTTCAACCCGTCCCCGCTCGTGCGCACCATGACGCGCGCCCGCCCGTATCCCGGCAGTGGCGTTCCATCGGGCAGCAGCAGCGGCGCGATGTTCTCCTGTGGCGCTGCTTTGGGCGGGACAGGGGTGCCCCGCGCCTCCCAGGCCGCCGCCTGCCGGGTCAGGGTGGCCACGCGGTTCTCCCAGCCGCGCCCATAGCGGGCGTAGGTACTGAGACTGCGCAGGAACGCCAGGCGCAGGTTCAGGAACTGGCGCCAGTCTCGTGTGCGGGCCAGGAACTCGCGGGCCCGGCCCACGCCACTGTTCACGGCGGTGTCGAACGCCACGAGGGCGAGCGCCGGCGGCAGCTGCTCGGCGCCAATGGCAAACCAGTACCGGGTCTGATAAATGCGCCGG
The nucleotide sequence above comes from Deinococcus betulae. Encoded proteins:
- a CDS encoding glycosyl hydrolase 108 family protein; this translates as MTDFNEAFRIIIGHEGGYTADPHDRGNWTSGVIGQGELRGTKWGIAAHANPTLDIRNLTLDDARRIYQTRYWFAIGAEQLPPALALVAFDTAVNSGVGRAREFLARTRDWRQFLNLRLAFLRSLSTYARYGRGWENRVATLTRQAAAWEARGTPVPPKAAPQENIAPLLLPDGTPLPGYGRARVMVRTSGDGLKIIAIPDGKEV